Below is a genomic region from Desulfobacterales bacterium.
CAGGAGCCGGACCCAGTTGTAACGGAAATCCTTTAATGCCGCGGCGGCAAAATCGATCTGGGCGAACCGGGGCGTATTTCGGGGAATACCGGCAAAGAGCAGATCAGCGGCCCCCATCCGGACCAGTCCGCCCTCGCCGGGGCTGGAGTAGAGAAACCCGTTGTCAAAATTAAACCTGCCCCCGCGAAAACCCAGGGGGATCCGGCCGTTGACCGTGCCCTGGCCCTGGACCTGGGCTATGCCGAACTGGTTCAGCACCTGGGCGAGATGCAACCGGTCGCAGTACAGGGTGATGTCAAAATCACGATCATCCGGGTGCAACCGGAGTCCATAGGCATAGACATGGCCCTGGCACCAGGAAAAATCGCTTTTTTCGATAAAAAGCGAAGAGGGCGACTCGATCTGAAAGGCGATTGTGCTGCGGCCGAACTTAAGATCACCCAGCGATGCCCGGCTGAAAGTTAACTGCTGCTCCGGCGCGCTGCGTATCCGGGGAAGCAGGGGCAGGGAAAGGTCCAGGGCAATATCCTCGATCAGCAGTTTTTTCTCACGGTTCTCCAGCCGGCCGTGCCGGATATTGCCGGCCAGGCTGCCGCTCAGCCGGGAGCCGGACAGGGCAAGTTCACCCCTGGCCCGCAGCTCGCCGCCCACGCTCAGACCCGGCGCGGCCGGGAACAAAGCATCCGGCCTGAAGCCGACAATCGTAACCGCGGGGATCGAAAAACCAAGCCCGGCCGCGATCCCGGCCGGGCCCGGGCCGACATCACCGCTGAACTCCAGCCGCAGCCCCGGGACCACTCCATTATCAAGAAGACCGCTGAACCGCAGGCCTTGCTCCGCCTGGTACAGGGTGGCGGCAACCGCTCCCATCTTCCGGCCCTTCCAGGAGATTGATTTGATTGCCAACTCACCGGCAGCGCCCTTTTCCCGGCCCGGCCACCGAAAAGGCGCATCGCCCCTGATCCCGGTAAATTCCAGCCCTTTTCCAGAATCCCTGATCCGGGCCTTGTCAAAGCGGAGCCGGCCGTCAAGGGTCAGACCGGACTGCTCGTCCGGCGCCGACCCGGCCGTACCGGTCAGCCGGACCAGGGGCAGGGTCGCGGTCAGGTCCCGGCCCAGGCGCAATGAAACCTCCGGCAAAAGGAAAGAAAAATCAAACCCGCCCTCAGCGTCCCGGCCATGGCTGGTTACCTTTAACTCGGACCGGCCGGCCGCAAGGGTGAGGCCGCCCTCACTTGCGCCGGAGAGCCGGGGGGTGGTTCCGGTCGCATCCAGCCGCCAGCCCGTATCAGGACCGTATCCGGCAGAAAATTCGAACTTAAGCGGAGCCACGGCAATGGAAAATATATCTGCTGAACCAATGGTTGATCCAGGGGTAAACTCCAACGCACCGGTTGCGGCCGACACCCCGCCGGGATCGATCCGGATATCAGCCCCCCCGGCCAGGGTTGCGGCCGTCGGCTGCACCAGCGCCAGATCGCTGATCTCCACCCGCCAGTCCGGGCCCTGGCCATGGACCGTCAGCCGGGCCGGACGGGACGGACCGCCCCTCACTGTAAAGGCGGCAAAGGAAACCCCGGAAGTATTATTAATCTCACCGGCCGCGTTCACCTCGTTCAGTTGGAAGGGCCGCAGCCCGAGGGCCGCCCTGCCGCTCAGTCCGAGATCACCCGTCGTCCTCATCCCGGGCAGAACCTGGTCCAGAAACGGCGCAACAGCGGCCAGGGACAACGAGCCGGCCCAGGAGAGGTCCACCCGGTTGGCGGGCGGATCCACCAGGGCCGTCACCCGGATCCCGCGGCCAGCGGGAAAAAGATCAAGTACCAGGTTCCAGCGGCCGTCCGGTTGGTCTCCAGCCGGCCGCAGGGTAAGTTCAAAGGGCAGCCGCACGGTTCCCAGGGGCGAGTCAAGGAGCAGTGTCGCTCCCCGGACTACCACCTCTCCGACCATTACCGGCACAACGATTCCGGTTTCCCGGGGCGGACCGCCGCCGGACAACCGGTCGGCCAGCGGCCGGTCAAGCCCGGCCAGGGTCAAGCGGTTGTCAAGGTACCGGGTCCGGACCGTAAGCCCGCTGACCACCAGCCGCTTGATCCGCTTTTTGAACAACCCGGCCGGGGAAAAATCCAGTTGCAGAGCGCTCCAGGACAGAGCCGGCCGGGCCGGCGGGCCCACCTCCAGTTCGCCCAGGTCGATCCCGGTAATCCCGACCCGGCGCACATCAAGCCGGAACTCGGTGTCAGCGAACCGGTGCTGAAACCGTTGGCTCAGATATTGTTCAAGATAGCCGGGCAATAAAGGGAACAGGAGCAGCGGAGCGGCCAGGCATACCCCCAGGCCGACGAGCAGGACCGCAATAATAAAGCGCTTTTTCCGGGACATGGCTGTTACCCGTGCCGATATCGAGCCGGCTTAGCGCCGGGCCAGTGAAAAAACCCCCTTGAGGATCAACAGGACCCAGGGGGTGCCGTGGAGCAGGAGATCAAACCAGTCTATGGGCCGGACCAGGTTTCCCCTGGCAAGCATCTGCAGTTTCTCCCAGATGTGCGGCGGGCTGAAGGGGGCCAGGCCCAGGGTCAGGCAGGCGATGATCAACAGGACCCAGGGGAGATCGGCCAGTATTTTTTCCATGGGTTTTCCTTGGTCAGGGGTCAGGGCCAAAACGGGCCTTGAAAAAGGCGGACAAACAGACTAAAAAGAAACGTTTACTTTCATGCCCCGAACAGCTTGAGATTGAGAAATATGAACAGCCGCATCGATTTTTTAACCCCGGAACAGAGCTGCCTGCTGGTGATCGACCCCCAGGAACGGCTGATGGCCGCCATCCACCAGGCGGACCGGGTGATTGATAATACGGTGATCCTGATCCACTGCGCCCGGACCCTGGCAATGCCGGTCCTGGCCACCACCCAGTACGAAAAAGGGCTGGGCCCCTTTGTGCCGAAGCTGGATCAGATCTTAAACGATACGCCCCGGGTGGACAAGACCGAGTTCAACTCCTTTGCCAATCCCGGGTTTAAAAAACTGCTCGCCGGCCTGGACAAAAGGGTGGACACCATGATCCTCGCCGGGGCTGAGACCCATATCTGCATCTACCAGAGTGCTCTGGGCGCCTTGAACAACGGCTATCACGTCTGGGTCGCGGCCGACGCGGTCTCCTCCCGGAAAAAACGCGCCTCCCGGCTGGGACTGGAGCGACTCCGTACCATCGGCGCGGCCGTGGGCCCCACCGAGATGATTGTCTATGAGTTGCTGCAACAGGCCGGAACCAAAGCCTTTAAGAGCATGCTGCCCCATTTGAAATAAATAAACAATGATTTCACCGCGGTAAATATTTAGTTTTTACGAATGCATCGACCCTGGAACCGACCATGACCGGAAATGAGATTCGCGCCTGTTTTTTAAAATATTTCGCTGCCCGCGGCCACACGATCATCAACAGTTCATCCCTGGTGCCCGGGGATGATCCCACCCTGCTCTTTACCAACGCCGGCATGGTCCAGTTCAAGCAGGTATTCATCGGCGAGGAACAACGGGACTATGTCCGGGCCGCATCCTGCCAGCGGTGCGTCCGGGCCGGCGGCAAGCACAATGACCTGGAAAATGTCGGCCACACCGCCCGTCACCATACCTTTTTCGAGATGCTCGGCAACTTCTCCTTTGGCGATTATTTCAAGGAAGAGGCGATCCGTTTTGCCTGGGATTTTCTGACCAAGGAACTGGGGCTGCCCGCGGAAAACCTGTGGGTCTCGGTCTTTGCAGGGGATGACGAGGCCTTTTCCCTCTGGGAGCAGGTGCAGGACCTGCCCGCGGGCCGGATCGTCCGCATGGGGGAAAAGGATAATTTCTGGGCCATGGGCGACACCGGCCCCTGTGGTCCCTGTTCCGAGATCCATATCGATCAGGGACCTGGGGTGGGCTGCGGCTCGCCCGCCTGCAAGGTGGGCTGCGAAAATGACTGCGACCGGTTTCTCGAACTCTGGAACCTGGTCTTCATGCAGTTCAACCGCGATGCCTCGGGCGCCATGACCCCGCTGCCTGAACCGAGCATCGACACCGGCATGGGACTGGAACGGATCGCCGCCGTGCTCCAGGGCAAGGTCAATAATTACGATTCCGACCTGTTCAGCCCCCTGATCGACCGGATCGCCGCACTGACCAGCACACCGTACAACCGCGACAACCGAACCGATACCGCCATGCGGGTCATTGCCGATCACAGCCGGGCCATCGCCTTTCTGGTGGCGGACGGGGTCCTGCCCGCCAACGAGGGCCGCGGCTACGTACTCCGCCGGATCATGCGGCGGGCGGTCCGTTTCGGCCGGGCCCTGGGGCTGACCCAGAGCTTTCTCGCCGGGATCACCGCCCAGGTGGTTGATTCCATGGCCCATGCCTATCCCCATCTCAAGGATGCGGACCAACTGCTGCGCAAGGTGGCGACCAACGAGGAAGAACGGTTCCGCGAGACCCTGGACAACGGGCTGGCGCTCCTCAACCAGGAGATGGATAGACTCAGGGACCAAGGCGACGGCTTGATTCAGGGCGACTTTATCTTCAAGCTCTACGACACCTACGGTTTTCCCCTGGATATTGTCCGGGATGTGGCCCTGGAACAGGGCTTCAGCGTGGATGAGGCCGGTTTTGCCAGGGCCATGGACCAGCAGCGGCAACGGTCGAAACAATCATGGAAACAAGGGGAGATGGCCACCGTGGCCCCGGGAATCCGGGCCCTGGCCGACCAGGGGCACAAGGCCCGGTTCATCGGCTACGGACAAAAGAACGGCCAGTCACGGATCGCCGGGCTGGTGGACGAACAGGGCGAGGCAACCGACCGGGCCGGCCAGGGCGAACCGGTCTCTGTTTTCTGCGCCGAGACCCCGTTCTATGCCGAGTCCGGCGGCCAGGTCGGCGACCAGGGCGAGATCATCGGGCCGAACGGCCGGGCCCGGGTCCTGGATACGATCATTGTGGGCAACGGCCTGATCCTGCACCAGGCCGAGGTGGAGGAAGGCGCCCTGGCCACGGGAGACCCGGTGACTCTTAAGGTTACCGAGGGGCGCCGCCAACGGATCGCCAACAACCATACCGCCACCCATATTCTCCAGGCCGCGCTGCGGCGGGTCCTGGGCGATCATGTAAAACAATCCGGCTCCCTGGTGACCCCGGACCGGCTGCGCTTCGACTTCACCCATTTCTCGCCGCTGGACGAGGCGGAGATCGCCGGGATTGAAAAAATCTGCAACCAGACCATCCGGGCCAATATCCCGGTGACCACCCGGATGCTCTCCCGGGATGAGGCGATCAAGGAGGGCGCCATTGCCCTGTTCGGAGAAAAGTATGGTGACACCGTGCGGGTTGTGGCCATCGACTCCTTGAGCAAGGAGTTGTGCGGCGGCACCCACGTGGCGGCCACCGGAGAGATCGGTCTCTTAAAAATCGTCACCGAGACCGGGATCGCCGCCGGCATCAGACGGGTGGAGGCAATCACCGGGCCCGAGGCCTTTGCCCGCTTCCAGGAGGCGGAACAGCGCCTGCACCGGTTGGCCGGCCGGTTAAAAGGACTGCCCGGGGAGTTAGACGATAAACTCGACAAACTGCTGGCCCGGCGGAAATTCCTCGAACAAGAGGTGGCCCGGCTCACTGCCCGGCTCGCCTTAAGCGATCTGGACGGGCTCATCGGCAAGGCCGTCCTGGTCGAGGGAATCAAGATAGTGGTGACCGCCATTCCCCTGGATTCGCCCAAGACCCTGCGCGAGGTGGGCGACCGGATCCGGGACAAACTCGGCTCCGGCCTGGTGGTCCTGGGCGGGGTTTACCAGGACAAGGCCGCCCTGCTGGTAATGGCCAGCAAGGACCTTTCCGGCCGCCTCCATGCCGGCCGGATAGTCAAAGAACTGGCCGCCCGGGTGGGCGGCAAGGGCGGCGGCCGGCCGGATATGGCCCAGGCCGGCGGTCCGGACGCCGATCAACTCGACCAGGCCCTGGCCGCGACGGTTGAGGTGGTCCGCTCCTTTCTGGCCGACAACTGATCCCCTCTCCCCGTGAGCGGGAATGACTCCATATATAGTAGAGTGCTGAGAAACAATATATTTCAGCGCAGCACCACTGCCACCTTTTTTTCTGCTTGCCCGCCGTAGCCGTCAGGCGAAGGAGGGTCCTCTGACACCTCACCTCTCACGCTTCACGTCTCGGCATCAAAGGCCTCACCTGGCAAACAGGTGCGGCTGTACTTTATTTTTGCGCCGCCCGGGATCACTCACCTGAAAAACAGCCACTTTCAGACCACTTTGTCCACCTTTGCTCCTTTTTCATTTTCAGCCCTGTTTCCCAGGTCCCGCTCCACGCGCGGGCCACCGGTCCAGCCCCCTTCGTATCGGCTAAAAAATATTGATAAAAAAAGTTGACAGCCCTCGAACTATACATTAGATAAGCACGATAAAATAGATGAACGAGCATTCATTCATACGCAAAGAATGCCCCGCAGCAAGGCGATTGCAACGAGAAGTATTCTAAAAACAGACCAGGCCGGCGAAGATCGGCGTGGCGCCATCGGCAACCAGCATTCAGGAGCTAAGGACACGGATGATAACCCTCGATATCACCTTAATAATCCAGATAGTCAACATCCTGCTACTCATCGGCGTTTTAAACGTCGTGCTTTACAGACCGATCCGGACCGTGCTGGCCCAGCGCGAGAAAAAACTCGCTGCCCTGGAAAATGAAATCAAGACCTTTGGCAACAACATCAAGCTGCGCAAGGAAGAGGTCAACAAGCAGCTCAATATTGCCCGGGCCAAGGCCAAGGATGTGCTGGAAGAGGCGCGCAGCACGGCCCAGGAGGCAAGCGCCGGGACCCTGGCCGGAATTCGTGAAGAGGTCTCAGCGGCCAAGGCGGACCAGTTGACCGGGATCCAGAGGGAATTCACCAGCGCACGTGACACCCTCAAGGGACAAATTGAAGGCTTTGCCACCGATATAGCAGGAAAAATTCTGGGGAGGGCACTGTAATAATGAACGTAAAATTCACCTGGTCCAAACTAAAGAGCGCCGCCCTGATAACCGGGGTGCTGGCCCTGACCGCCGGCCTGGCCCATGCATCGGCTGGTGCGGAAGGCGCCCACGGGGGCGTGTCTTCGGAAAAACTCTGGGACCTGCTCTGGCGGACCCTGAACTTCGCTGTCCTGGTTTTCATCCTGGTCAAGTTCGGGGCCAAACCCATTGCCAGCGCCTTAAGGAACAGGCGGGCCTCCATCACCGACCAGTTCGCCGATCTGGAGGCGAAACGGACCGAGGCGGACCGGGCCTATCGCGAATTTGAGGAAAAGCTGGCCACCATTGATCAGGACATCAATGAGATCATTGAAAACGCCAAGGCCCGGGGCGAGGCCGAAAAAGAACGGATCCTTGAAGATGCCAAACGCACTGCCGCTGATATCAAGCGCCAGGCCGAAATGGCGGTCCAGCATGAACTGGCATTGGCCAAGCTCAACCTGCGGGAAGAGGTCGCCAACCAGGCGGTATTGATGGCCGAAGAGCTGCTCAAGCAGAACCTGCGGCAGGACGACCAGGTCAAACTGATTGAAAACTATCTTGAAAAGGTGGGAACGGTACAGTGAAACAGACGATCTTAGCCAAACGGTATGCCAAGGCCCTGTTTGCGGTCGGCAAGGAGGAAGGGAACAATGATGAGTACAGCCAGTTCCTTTCCGAGTTTGCCGCGCTTATCGACGCGCGGCCCGAGGTCATTGATGCGCTGACCAATCCCCTCTACCCCCAGGAACTGCGCGGCAAGGTCATGGCTGCCATTGTCAAGTCAATCGGCTGCGACCAGATCATGGGTAATTTCCTCAACCTGCTGGTGCAGAAAAAACGGGCCGAGATCCTGGCCGACATTGCCGATGTCTTTCAGCAGATGGTTGACGCCGACCGGAACATCAGCCGCGGCACGATAACCACTGCGGTTGCCCTGGAGGATGAACTGAAAAACAAGGTGCGGACCGCACTTGAAAAAATAACAGGAAAGCAGGTGCTCCTCGAAACCCGGGTCGATCCGTCGATTATCGGCGGGATGATCGCCAAGGTCGGCGATCTGGTGATGGATGGGAGCATCAAGAGGCAATTGACGGGTTTAAATGAATCCATAAAGGGGAGTGAATAGCCACAATGCAGATCAAAGCCGAAGAAATCAGTCAAATTATCAAGGGGCAGATCAAGGACTACGAAAGCAAGGTTGATCTGAGTGAAACCGGTACGGTTATCTCGGTGGGCGATGGTATCGCCCGCGTGCATGGCGTTGAGAAATGCATGGCCATGGAACTTCTGGAGTTCCCCCACGGCATTCTCGGCCTCGCCCTGAACCTGGAAGCGGATAACGTCGGTTGCGCCATTCTCGGTGATGTCGAGTACATCAAGGAGGGCGACGAAGTCAAGCGGACCGGCCGGATCGCCGAGGTCCCGGTGGGCCCGGAGATGGACGGCCGGGTGGTGGACGCGGTGGGTGCCCCCATTGACGGACTGGGGCCGCTCAATGCCAAGAACTTCAGTAAGATCGAAGTGATCGCCCCCGGCGTTATCGCCAGAAAGAGTGTGCATGAGCCCTGCTATACCGGCTCCAAGGCGGTCGACGCCATGACCCCGGTGGGCCGGGGTCAGCGGGAATTGATCATCGGCGACCGTCAGATCGGCAAGACCGCCCTCTGCATCGACGCGATCATCGCCCAGAAAAACACCGATGTCCACTGCGTATACGTGGCCATCGGCCAGAAGAAATCCACCGTGGCCCTGGTGGTTGAGGCCCTGCGTAAGCACGGCGCCATGGACTACACCACCGTGGTTGCCGCCTGCGCCTCCGACCCGGCGCCGATGCAGTACGTCGCCGCCTATGCCGGCTGCGCCATGGGTGAGTACTACCGTGACAACGGTCAGCATTCCCTGATCATCTACGACGATCTTTCCAAGCAGGCGGTTGCCTACCGGCAGCTCTCCCTGCTCCTCCGCCGTCCTCCGGGCCGTGAGGCCTACCCTGGCGACATCTTCTTCAACCACTCCCGGTTGCTGGAACGGTCCTCCAAGGTGAACGACGAACTTGGCGCCGGTTCCTTGACCGCCCTGCCGATCATCGAGACCCAGGCCGGCGACGTATCCGCCTATATTCCCACCAATGTTATCTCGATCACCGACGGCCAGGTGTATCTGGAGCCCAATCTGTTCTTCGCCGGCGTCCGCCCGGCGATCAACGTCGGTCTGTCGGTCTCCCGGGTGGGTGGCGCGGCCCAGTG
It encodes:
- a CDS encoding YdbH domain-containing protein, with product MSRKKRFIIAVLLVGLGVCLAAPLLLFPLLPGYLEQYLSQRFQHRFADTEFRLDVRRVGITGIDLGELEVGPPARPALSWSALQLDFSPAGLFKKRIKRLVVSGLTVRTRYLDNRLTLAGLDRPLADRLSGGGPPRETGIVVPVMVGEVVVRGATLLLDSPLGTVRLPFELTLRPAGDQPDGRWNLVLDLFPAGRGIRVTALVDPPANRVDLSWAGSLSLAAVAPFLDQVLPGMRTTGDLGLSGRAALGLRPFQLNEVNAAGEINNTSGVSFAAFTVRGGPSRPARLTVHGQGPDWRVEISDLALVQPTAATLAGGADIRIDPGGVSAATGALEFTPGSTIGSADIFSIAVAPLKFEFSAGYGPDTGWRLDATGTTPRLSGASEGGLTLAAGRSELKVTSHGRDAEGGFDFSFLLPEVSLRLGRDLTATLPLVRLTGTAGSAPDEQSGLTLDGRLRFDKARIRDSGKGLEFTGIRGDAPFRWPGREKGAAGELAIKSISWKGRKMGAVAATLYQAEQGLRFSGLLDNGVVPGLRLEFSGDVGPGPAGIAAGLGFSIPAVTIVGFRPDALFPAAPGLSVGGELRARGELALSGSRLSGSLAGNIRHGRLENREKKLLIEDIALDLSLPLLPRIRSAPEQQLTFSRASLGDLKFGRSTIAFQIESPSSLFIEKSDFSWCQGHVYAYGLRLHPDDRDFDITLYCDRLHLAQVLNQFGIAQVQGQGTVNGRIPLGFRGGRFNFDNGFLYSSPGEGGLVRMGAADLLFAGIPRNTPRFAQIDFAAAALKDFRYNWVRLLFQSDGEDLVVRMRLDGKPAKPLPFAYRRDLGSFVRLEVEGSGTGILQPILLDVNFRLPLNTILGYSGNISDVLKKMQ
- a CDS encoding RND transporter, whose protein sequence is MEKILADLPWVLLIIACLTLGLAPFSPPHIWEKLQMLARGNLVRPIDWFDLLLHGTPWVLLILKGVFSLARR
- a CDS encoding isochorismatase family protein, which gives rise to MNSRIDFLTPEQSCLLVIDPQERLMAAIHQADRVIDNTVILIHCARTLAMPVLATTQYEKGLGPFVPKLDQILNDTPRVDKTEFNSFANPGFKKLLAGLDKRVDTMILAGAETHICIYQSALGALNNGYHVWVAADAVSSRKKRASRLGLERLRTIGAAVGPTEMIVYELLQQAGTKAFKSMLPHLK
- the alaS gene encoding alanine--tRNA ligase, yielding MTGNEIRACFLKYFAARGHTIINSSSLVPGDDPTLLFTNAGMVQFKQVFIGEEQRDYVRAASCQRCVRAGGKHNDLENVGHTARHHTFFEMLGNFSFGDYFKEEAIRFAWDFLTKELGLPAENLWVSVFAGDDEAFSLWEQVQDLPAGRIVRMGEKDNFWAMGDTGPCGPCSEIHIDQGPGVGCGSPACKVGCENDCDRFLELWNLVFMQFNRDASGAMTPLPEPSIDTGMGLERIAAVLQGKVNNYDSDLFSPLIDRIAALTSTPYNRDNRTDTAMRVIADHSRAIAFLVADGVLPANEGRGYVLRRIMRRAVRFGRALGLTQSFLAGITAQVVDSMAHAYPHLKDADQLLRKVATNEEERFRETLDNGLALLNQEMDRLRDQGDGLIQGDFIFKLYDTYGFPLDIVRDVALEQGFSVDEAGFARAMDQQRQRSKQSWKQGEMATVAPGIRALADQGHKARFIGYGQKNGQSRIAGLVDEQGEATDRAGQGEPVSVFCAETPFYAESGGQVGDQGEIIGPNGRARVLDTIIVGNGLILHQAEVEEGALATGDPVTLKVTEGRRQRIANNHTATHILQAALRRVLGDHVKQSGSLVTPDRLRFDFTHFSPLDEAEIAGIEKICNQTIRANIPVTTRMLSRDEAIKEGAIALFGEKYGDTVRVVAIDSLSKELCGGTHVAATGEIGLLKIVTETGIAAGIRRVEAITGPEAFARFQEAEQRLHRLAGRLKGLPGELDDKLDKLLARRKFLEQEVARLTARLALSDLDGLIGKAVLVEGIKIVVTAIPLDSPKTLREVGDRIRDKLGSGLVVLGGVYQDKAALLVMASKDLSGRLHAGRIVKELAARVGGKGGGRPDMAQAGGPDADQLDQALAATVEVVRSFLADN
- a CDS encoding ATP synthase F0 subunit B, whose amino-acid sequence is MITLDITLIIQIVNILLLIGVLNVVLYRPIRTVLAQREKKLAALENEIKTFGNNIKLRKEEVNKQLNIARAKAKDVLEEARSTAQEASAGTLAGIREEVSAAKADQLTGIQREFTSARDTLKGQIEGFATDIAGKILGRAL
- the atpF gene encoding F0F1 ATP synthase subunit B, producing MNVKFTWSKLKSAALITGVLALTAGLAHASAGAEGAHGGVSSEKLWDLLWRTLNFAVLVFILVKFGAKPIASALRNRRASITDQFADLEAKRTEADRAYREFEEKLATIDQDINEIIENAKARGEAEKERILEDAKRTAADIKRQAEMAVQHELALAKLNLREEVANQAVLMAEELLKQNLRQDDQVKLIENYLEKVGTVQ
- a CDS encoding F0F1 ATP synthase subunit delta; this translates as MKQTILAKRYAKALFAVGKEEGNNDEYSQFLSEFAALIDARPEVIDALTNPLYPQELRGKVMAAIVKSIGCDQIMGNFLNLLVQKKRAEILADIADVFQQMVDADRNISRGTITTAVALEDELKNKVRTALEKITGKQVLLETRVDPSIIGGMIAKVGDLVMDGSIKRQLTGLNESIKGSE
- the atpA gene encoding F0F1 ATP synthase subunit alpha, producing the protein MQIKAEEISQIIKGQIKDYESKVDLSETGTVISVGDGIARVHGVEKCMAMELLEFPHGILGLALNLEADNVGCAILGDVEYIKEGDEVKRTGRIAEVPVGPEMDGRVVDAVGAPIDGLGPLNAKNFSKIEVIAPGVIARKSVHEPCYTGSKAVDAMTPVGRGQRELIIGDRQIGKTALCIDAIIAQKNTDVHCVYVAIGQKKSTVALVVEALRKHGAMDYTTVVAACASDPAPMQYVAAYAGCAMGEYYRDNGQHSLIIYDDLSKQAVAYRQLSLLLRRPPGREAYPGDIFFNHSRLLERSSKVNDELGAGSLTALPIIETQAGDVSAYIPTNVISITDGQVYLEPNLFFAGVRPAINVGLSVSRVGGAAQCKAMKQVAGTLRLDLAQYRELAAFAGFGSDLDKATQQQLHRGERLVEILKQPQYNPLAMEKQVCILYAGTRGFLDAIPVNMLAEYEEQLYSHIEQKAPDVFADLLAKQEIDADLDAKIKNALTAFTDSFKAAKGLN